The Niastella koreensis GR20-10 genome includes a window with the following:
- a CDS encoding alpha/beta hydrolase, producing the protein MSITAEVVNYATDPSIEVQTKAFLKALNSGDGKPMEKMTPQEARQVLVGAQKSVSVDLSGIDVMEKTITQDGLTVKLYVVRPAGVDKELPAFMFFHGGGWVLGDFPTHQRLVRDLVVHSGMAAVFVEYTPSPEAKYPVAVTEAYVATKWVAENGADINVNGKKLAVVGNSVGGNMAAVVALMCKEKKGPELQFQVLFWPVTDANFDSESFHQFANDRFLTRNMMIWFWDNYTASDTHREDIFVSPLRASLDQLKGLPPALVQTAENDILRDQGEAYARKMNQAGVPVSLIRCQGMIHDYGMLNPLSQIPEVQSLIRYAAEEIKNALK; encoded by the coding sequence ATGTCAATTACAGCTGAAGTAGTTAACTATGCTACTGATCCTTCTATTGAGGTTCAAACAAAAGCATTTTTGAAAGCACTGAACAGTGGTGACGGAAAACCGATGGAGAAAATGACGCCGCAGGAAGCCCGCCAGGTGCTGGTAGGCGCCCAGAAATCGGTATCGGTTGACCTATCGGGCATTGACGTGATGGAAAAAACAATTACCCAGGACGGGCTTACGGTTAAATTGTACGTGGTGCGTCCGGCCGGGGTGGATAAGGAATTACCGGCATTTATGTTCTTCCATGGCGGCGGCTGGGTGCTGGGCGATTTCCCAACTCACCAACGCCTGGTGCGCGACCTGGTGGTACATTCCGGCATGGCGGCCGTGTTTGTTGAATATACGCCATCGCCCGAAGCAAAATACCCCGTGGCCGTTACGGAAGCTTATGTGGCTACCAAATGGGTGGCGGAGAATGGCGCGGACATCAATGTAAATGGAAAAAAGCTGGCCGTGGTGGGCAATAGTGTAGGGGGTAATATGGCCGCTGTAGTGGCCCTGATGTGCAAAGAGAAAAAAGGACCGGAATTACAATTCCAGGTTTTGTTTTGGCCGGTTACCGATGCCAACTTCGATTCGGAATCGTTTCATCAATTTGCCAATGATCGCTTTCTTACCCGCAATATGATGATCTGGTTCTGGGATAATTATACAGCCAGCGATACGCATCGCGAAGATATTTTTGTTTCGCCCTTACGCGCTTCACTCGATCAGTTAAAAGGACTGCCGCCAGCCCTGGTGCAAACAGCTGAGAACGATATATTGCGCGACCAGGGCGAAGCCTACGCCAGAAAAATGAACCAGGCCGGTGTACCCGTATCGCTGATCCGCTGCCAGGGCATGATCCACGATTATGGTATGCTGAACCCGCTGTCACAGATACCCGAAGTACAATCTCTTATCCGGTATGCTGCGGAAGAGATTAAGAATGCATTGAAATAA
- a CDS encoding PA14 domain-containing protein, which yields MQSQFIIACYIVMLVLGFSRPPGPVISCGANAATFTATISSVRSGNWSNAATWGGKVPGPNDAPVIAAGNTVIVDKDVTVSGMHVVGKLIVDPTRAVVISSSKNILVTGQWQMQPAKLSIIQTLRFTGIDEDKMVGSGMDMISSDIGLWVMGAGQLQLQGQRKTSWTNATSSIAAGATSITVKNAGGWLVGDEIIITPTAADARNVDVRTITAIKGNAILLNAATTAHPLINNLWTAEVGNLTRNVRIEGTATGKSHIFIRSSVAQSVQQVAFRYLGPRKDQGGSAVKEQVLGRYGLHFHHCDDGSDGSVIDGCVMRDIDNHAYVPHVSNGITMTHNIAFNCMEAPFWWDLPDATHRTVWAHNLVASPKYLQGAISIDTKGAPTFGTHAFVLSMGDDNRCDSNVVAGQQGLETVNAAYDWEEMPIESAWIFKGNVVHNSDCGIRSWQNNGKNHVLEQTTIYNCKVGVNHGAYVNNYTYNGGYIYNSVFEDHAASGANGVRIENLTLDGGAQIPYPFRMVEGPAKGSRPILLRNCIIKGGTKGAIENASSNLPKSLDVVQCELRGDIHFTPDAGKEEVIRVQPIKGQPYMLTKAGRTAISAFAPLVWGNGEGLKGVYYNGNDYDTAVEARVDPLISFPEWRIPLPGLATGVHYKIKDNKYSIRFTGFVQPQYTEDYTFSAEVAGGVRLWVNDKLLIDRWHDLYTTTHTSPAIKLEAGKKYAIKLEYFNQDDRSALYLFWQSPSQEQELVPQTQLYPR from the coding sequence ATGCAATCTCAATTCATAATAGCTTGTTACATCGTTATGCTGGTGCTCGGTTTCAGCCGTCCACCAGGTCCTGTAATTTCCTGTGGTGCAAACGCGGCCACCTTTACCGCTACCATCTCCAGTGTACGCAGTGGTAACTGGTCAAATGCCGCTACCTGGGGGGGAAAGGTGCCGGGGCCAAACGATGCACCGGTTATTGCAGCGGGTAATACGGTGATCGTGGATAAGGATGTTACCGTTTCTGGAATGCACGTGGTGGGTAAACTGATCGTTGATCCCACGCGTGCTGTTGTTATCAGTTCTTCCAAAAACATCCTGGTTACCGGGCAATGGCAAATGCAGCCTGCCAAACTATCTATCATTCAAACGCTTCGGTTTACCGGCATCGATGAAGATAAAATGGTGGGCAGCGGCATGGACATGATTAGCAGTGACATTGGCTTGTGGGTAATGGGAGCGGGGCAGTTGCAGTTACAGGGGCAAAGAAAAACCAGCTGGACAAACGCCACTTCTTCCATTGCTGCGGGCGCTACTAGTATTACTGTTAAAAATGCCGGAGGCTGGCTGGTGGGCGATGAAATAATTATCACGCCAACGGCAGCTGATGCGCGTAATGTAGATGTTCGTACCATCACTGCTATAAAAGGGAATGCGATCTTGCTGAATGCGGCGACTACCGCTCATCCGCTCATCAATAATTTATGGACGGCCGAAGTAGGTAACCTTACCCGCAATGTGCGCATCGAAGGTACAGCCACTGGTAAGTCGCATATTTTTATTCGCTCCTCTGTGGCGCAATCGGTGCAACAGGTGGCCTTCAGGTATTTAGGCCCGCGTAAAGACCAGGGCGGTTCTGCCGTAAAAGAACAGGTGCTGGGCCGCTATGGCCTGCATTTTCACCATTGTGATGATGGCAGCGATGGATCGGTTATCGATGGCTGTGTGATGCGCGATATAGATAACCATGCCTACGTGCCGCATGTAAGCAATGGCATTACCATGACGCACAACATCGCCTTCAATTGTATGGAAGCGCCCTTTTGGTGGGACCTGCCCGATGCCACGCATCGCACCGTATGGGCCCATAACCTGGTGGCGTCGCCCAAATACTTGCAGGGCGCTATCTCGATCGACACAAAAGGGGCTCCCACATTTGGTACGCATGCCTTTGTGCTGAGCATGGGCGACGACAATCGCTGCGACAGCAATGTAGTGGCTGGTCAGCAGGGGCTGGAAACCGTGAATGCCGCGTATGATTGGGAAGAAATGCCCATTGAATCTGCCTGGATCTTTAAAGGCAATGTGGTGCATAATTCCGATTGCGGTATTCGCAGCTGGCAGAACAATGGCAAGAACCATGTGCTGGAACAAACTACTATCTACAATTGCAAGGTGGGCGTAAACCATGGCGCCTATGTAAACAACTATACCTACAATGGTGGTTATATATACAACAGCGTGTTTGAAGACCATGCCGCCAGCGGCGCCAATGGCGTGCGCATTGAGAATTTGACACTCGATGGCGGGGCGCAAATTCCTTATCCATTCCGGATGGTGGAAGGCCCGGCCAAAGGTTCACGTCCCATTCTGCTGCGTAACTGTATCATCAAAGGTGGAACAAAAGGGGCTATTGAAAACGCGAGCTCCAATCTGCCGAAATCGCTAGACGTGGTGCAATGTGAGCTGCGTGGTGACATTCATTTTACGCCCGATGCGGGCAAGGAGGAAGTGATAAGGGTTCAACCCATAAAAGGACAGCCCTACATGCTTACAAAGGCCGGACGAACAGCCATCTCTGCCTTTGCCCCATTGGTATGGGGTAATGGCGAAGGGCTGAAAGGTGTTTATTATAACGGCAATGATTATGATACCGCCGTGGAAGCGCGCGTGGATCCGTTGATCAGTTTTCCCGAATGGCGCATTCCGCTGCCGGGCCTGGCAACGGGTGTTCATTATAAAATAAAAGATAATAAATACAGCATCCGCTTTACGGGTTTTGTACAACCTCAATATACCGAAGACTATACTTTTTCTGCTGAAGTGGCCGGCGGGGTTCGGTTATGGGTAAATGATAAACTGCTCATCGATCGCTGGCACGATCTGTATACCACAACGCATACTTCCCCTGCAATAAAACTGGAGGCCGGGAAAAAATACGCCATCAAACTGGAATACTTTAACCAGGACGACCGGTCGGCCCTCTACCTCTTCTGGCAAAGCCCTTCCCAGGAACAGGAGCTGGTTCCCCAAACCCAGTTATACCCCAGGTAA
- a CDS encoding extracellular catalytic domain type 1 short-chain-length polyhydroxyalkanoate depolymerase produces MNKQSLLYCVLTFLTLGFTNCKKKTDNPPVTNFHFYDSMQLDGYLRTYLLNLPPNYNDSSNFPLVIALHGLAGSASQMEQDYGLTAKSNSAHFILVYPEGVQSDGILGIRTWNAGTCCDFAMQHSIDDVHFIKQLIAKLTSSYKINPKRIYVTGMSNGAMMTYRLACELSNQLAAIAPVSGTLLTLQPCNAVRAVPVLHIHSAIDTKVPYAGGYGLANYYFPPVDSTLRVWAGIDKCTITPQVITDASLYTQTQYMNCSPNTTVQLYLTKDGGHSWPGGLPASVNADPPSSAFNATDLIWSFFSQYELP; encoded by the coding sequence ATGAATAAACAATCGCTCCTGTATTGTGTACTGACGTTTTTGACGCTTGGCTTTACGAATTGTAAAAAGAAGACAGACAATCCGCCTGTTACCAATTTTCATTTTTATGATTCGATGCAGCTGGATGGGTATCTCCGTACGTATTTACTGAACCTGCCACCCAATTATAACGACAGCAGTAATTTTCCATTGGTGATCGCCCTGCATGGATTAGCAGGCAGCGCCAGCCAGATGGAGCAGGATTATGGGTTGACTGCCAAATCGAACAGCGCGCATTTCATCCTGGTGTACCCGGAAGGCGTGCAAAGCGATGGCATCCTGGGCATCCGCACCTGGAATGCCGGCACCTGTTGTGATTTTGCCATGCAGCACAGCATCGATGATGTACATTTTATAAAACAACTAATTGCGAAGCTCACCAGTAGTTATAAGATCAATCCCAAAAGGATCTATGTGACAGGCATGAGCAATGGCGCTATGATGACGTACCGGCTGGCCTGTGAGCTTTCTAACCAACTGGCGGCCATTGCACCCGTGAGCGGAACGTTGTTAACGCTGCAGCCCTGTAATGCGGTCAGAGCGGTGCCGGTGCTGCACATCCATTCAGCCATCGACACCAAGGTGCCCTATGCCGGCGGGTATGGACTGGCCAACTATTATTTTCCACCCGTTGACTCTACCCTGCGCGTCTGGGCCGGGATCGACAAATGCACTATAACCCCGCAGGTTATCACAGATGCGAGCCTGTATACACAAACGCAGTACATGAATTGCAGTCCGAACACTACCGTACAATTATACCTCACCAAAGACGGCGGACACTCCTGGCCAGGAGGATTGCCAGCCAGCGTTAATGCAGATCCTCCATCATCAGCGTTTAATGCGACTGATTTGATCTGGAGCTTCTTTAGTCAGTATGAGTTGCCATAA
- a CDS encoding helix-turn-helix domain-containing protein, with translation MKKQTRAEIDQKKIIKAREIIDAEFYKPITLEYLSRRVGMSPKKLAAEFPKIYYQSIQKYLTTARALTGMQLLLETNLHIYEIAWETGYDVTRPFSIMFKKVTGRAPSIWRKLQQSNPPGTVPYILLNR, from the coding sequence ATGAAAAAACAAACACGTGCAGAGATCGATCAGAAAAAAATAATAAAGGCCAGGGAGATCATAGATGCAGAATTTTACAAACCGATAACGCTGGAATACCTCAGCAGGCGCGTGGGCATGAGTCCGAAGAAGCTCGCCGCCGAATTTCCCAAAATATATTATCAAAGCATACAGAAATACCTGACCACGGCGCGTGCACTCACCGGCATGCAATTGTTACTAGAAACCAATCTGCACATTTACGAGATAGCCTGGGAAACCGGCTATGATGTTACCCGTCCGTTCTCAATCATGTTTAAAAAGGTTACCGGGCGGGCGCCATCCATCTGGCGAAAATTACAGCAAAGCAATCCCCCTGGAACAGTCCCTTATATACTACTCAACCGGTAG
- a CDS encoding helix-turn-helix domain-containing protein, which produces MRNRKKLKKHVVTAITAAKEIFDHNLGDECTAYKTALKYGVCRNVLQKAFKDEYGVGIRDYRLRVRMEKSKDMLAAGKDAKEISITLHYSNPSAFNNAFKRYFKVTPKEMFDFTEGDSFCA; this is translated from the coding sequence ATGCGTAACAGAAAGAAGTTAAAGAAGCATGTAGTGACCGCTATTACTGCGGCGAAAGAAATTTTCGATCACAACCTGGGCGATGAATGCACCGCTTACAAAACAGCCCTGAAGTATGGCGTATGCCGCAATGTGCTGCAAAAGGCATTCAAGGATGAATACGGCGTAGGAATCAGAGATTACCGCTTACGGGTACGAATGGAGAAATCGAAAGACATGCTGGCAGCAGGCAAAGATGCAAAGGAGATCTCCATTACACTGCACTACAGTAACCCCAGTGCATTTAACAATGCATTCAAAAGATACTTCAAGGTAACACCAAAAGAGATGTTCGACTTTACTGAAGGCGATAGTTTTTGTGCTTAA
- a CDS encoding glycosyltransferase, with protein METLFKVPATTGANRFVPENEMNDNYRIRRLSIFIHAYNEENSITSFLGHINEVKLICNLEKDAIIVNNYSADNTEASLRTSFANTPNLTNSYLKYIQHDVNAAIHSGIDQTMVDYPLIQDADLKYDPGEYNTLLKPILPGSANVEYGSRFMGGWQSTPHPILLAFYWKPRAYLFLKYVQQFEPD; from the coding sequence ATGGAAACCTTATTCAAAGTTCCGGCAACGACCGGGGCCAACCGGTTTGTGCCGGAGAATGAAATGAATGACAATTATCGCATCAGGCGGTTATCTATTTTTATCCACGCGTACAATGAAGAGAACTCGATTACATCATTCCTCGGCCACATCAATGAAGTAAAGCTGATATGTAATTTAGAAAAGGATGCGATTATTGTGAATAATTATAGCGCAGATAATACCGAAGCGTCATTACGGACCTCTTTCGCAAATACCCCCAACCTTACAAATAGCTACCTCAAGTATATACAGCACGATGTAAATGCGGCTATCCATTCGGGTATCGACCAGACAATGGTCGATTACCCGCTAATTCAGGATGCTGACCTGAAATATGACCCGGGCGAGTATAATACGTTGTTAAAACCAATACTACCCGGTTCGGCAAATGTGGAATACGGCTCAAGATTTATGGGTGGCTGGCAATCCACACCGCATCCCATTCTTCTGGCCTTCTATTGGAAACCACGTGCTTACCTTTTTCTCAAATATGTTCAGCAATTTGAACCTGACTGA
- a CDS encoding MauE/DoxX family redox-associated membrane protein, with translation MNRSTLSDITVKKNFLDQTNWSKRVIINEVIAIALILLFAYAAITKIQDYQAFTAQIATSPILAWISKPMAIFIPTVELITCLALIIPKLRLYGLYASFALMLSFTLYISALFTFSTKLPCSCGGIIDELGWKNHLIFNCFFVLISIIGIRLEKGLLKTKHEKLA, from the coding sequence ATGAACAGATCCACCTTATCAGACATTACAGTTAAAAAAAATTTCCTTGACCAAACCAATTGGTCGAAAAGGGTAATAATTAACGAAGTAATTGCAATAGCTTTAATATTACTATTCGCTTACGCCGCAATTACAAAAATCCAAGACTACCAAGCGTTTACAGCACAAATAGCAACTTCACCAATTTTAGCTTGGATATCAAAACCGATGGCGATCTTTATCCCAACAGTTGAACTCATAACTTGTTTAGCATTAATTATCCCGAAACTTCGCCTGTATGGTTTGTATGCCTCCTTTGCTTTGATGTTGAGCTTTACATTATATATATCGGCCCTATTTACATTTAGTACAAAGCTACCTTGCAGCTGCGGTGGCATCATAGACGAGTTAGGCTGGAAAAACCATTTAATATTTAACTGCTTCTTTGTATTGATATCTATAATTGGTATAAGACTTGAAAAGGGCTTATTGAAAACAAAACATGAAAAACTTGCCTAA
- a CDS encoding S9 family peptidase, whose product MKNLILYITFSFYALPLLAQKRSIDHSVYGRWMGSDKSSFYNSIISKDGKRVIYFAGAARGAFTMFIHELETGWKKEVQGVRTANLIFGDKILIYHLPSDTLVFLNLIDKSIEVIGGVQSYKVPTLLADNLIVYRTKDMEVIVRDFSRQIEKSFQGITDYYLNGPGTSLLLQSEVKVPIPLIYLRRINMANFSADTIFKSNNKVEGLIFDREGNQTIFFVKGNEEKGNTYKIMFLNHEMRRAVTLISENTKGINSELRISPFPAPKFSPNGKRLFFTLRNFEDKSLEEASSNSVKLDVWHYLDKKLQTEQLNESDFSNYINAIYDIKGNNLVAINSGEDDARNVKLSVGGNGDYALVFKKINNDEKFWNQLNKLDVLLVSLKDGTSRTLVKGKTSIETADVNFSPSGNYVIWPDRMEKQYYSYNVNTGQLKKITTKVPVPLFADNTFPSFKVPYGISGWLKDDSFVLINDNFDIWKIDPKGYNKPLNITNNYGRKHKLRLRVSTFDFGELPVFSSNSKILIKVFNLSNWDNGFFQVQLGYGSIDPKLLVMGPYDYIPIVKAKQSEVFIIKRYNCEDAPNLFWTRSFQDFQPISDIHPQSEFNWMTAELIRWKMFDGNENEGILFKPENFDPKLKYPVIFNFYQYPGLLHYFRYPEPSNGEIDIPYFVSNGYVVFRPGIKFIKGRPGYSAYNSTVSAIRYLSKYSWFDSSRLGLSGISYGGYETNYLVTQTNVFAAAAPAAGMSDLVSDYNGLWNNESKQFMYEKSQGRIGVTLWQNPGLYIQNSPIFSANKVKTPILILHNKGDKAVSWGQGVEWFTALRRLGKKAWMLQYDGEEHGLYNYEPRIDYSIRLSQFFDHYLKGDAVPLWMSRGIPAMKKGKDLGLTLDLNGSCGSDCKICQKELHITKKDTRVHNVTKIKNVKYFK is encoded by the coding sequence ATGAAAAATCTTATTCTATACATAACTTTCTCCTTTTACGCTTTGCCGCTTCTTGCGCAAAAACGCAGCATTGACCATTCTGTTTATGGAAGATGGATGGGTAGCGACAAATCTTCTTTTTATAACTCAATTATTTCAAAGGACGGAAAGCGAGTTATATACTTTGCCGGTGCGGCAAGAGGTGCCTTTACAATGTTTATTCATGAATTGGAAACTGGATGGAAAAAGGAAGTCCAGGGCGTAAGAACGGCAAACCTAATTTTTGGAGATAAAATATTAATTTATCACTTACCATCTGATACCCTCGTTTTTCTAAATTTAATTGATAAATCAATAGAAGTAATTGGAGGGGTACAAAGTTATAAAGTTCCAACTTTGCTTGCTGATAACCTAATTGTTTATCGGACAAAAGATATGGAGGTTATTGTTCGAGACTTTTCCAGACAAATAGAAAAGAGCTTTCAAGGTATTACTGATTATTATCTTAATGGTCCCGGAACATCTTTATTGTTACAGTCAGAAGTAAAGGTACCTATCCCTTTAATTTATCTGAGACGGATAAATATGGCAAATTTTTCAGCAGATACTATATTTAAGAGCAACAATAAAGTTGAAGGGTTAATTTTTGATCGAGAAGGAAATCAAACGATTTTTTTTGTAAAAGGAAATGAGGAAAAGGGAAATACCTACAAGATTATGTTTCTTAATCATGAAATGCGGAGAGCCGTTACTCTTATTTCAGAAAATACTAAAGGAATTAATTCTGAACTACGCATAAGTCCATTCCCTGCACCCAAATTCAGCCCCAACGGGAAACGATTATTTTTTACCTTAAGAAATTTTGAAGATAAATCTCTTGAAGAGGCTTCCTCGAATTCAGTTAAATTGGATGTTTGGCATTATTTAGACAAAAAACTTCAAACTGAGCAGTTAAATGAAAGCGATTTTTCTAATTATATTAATGCGATATACGATATTAAAGGGAATAATTTAGTGGCTATCAATTCTGGTGAAGATGATGCGAGAAATGTTAAATTGAGTGTGGGAGGGAATGGAGATTACGCATTAGTTTTCAAAAAAATAAATAATGACGAAAAGTTCTGGAATCAATTGAATAAACTAGATGTATTGCTTGTTTCCTTGAAAGACGGGACAAGCAGAACTCTTGTAAAAGGTAAAACATCGATAGAAACAGCGGATGTTAATTTTTCTCCTAGTGGTAATTATGTCATTTGGCCCGATAGGATGGAGAAGCAGTATTATAGTTATAATGTTAATACTGGCCAGTTAAAAAAAATTACAACAAAGGTGCCTGTTCCTCTGTTTGCTGATAATACCTTTCCTAGTTTTAAAGTTCCTTACGGAATTTCTGGCTGGTTAAAAGATGATTCTTTTGTATTAATTAATGATAACTTTGATATTTGGAAGATAGATCCTAAAGGCTACAATAAACCCTTAAACATTACGAATAATTATGGGCGTAAACATAAATTAAGATTGCGCGTGTCTACTTTTGATTTTGGAGAGTTGCCGGTTTTCTCATCCAACAGTAAAATACTAATAAAGGTTTTCAACTTATCAAACTGGGATAACGGTTTTTTTCAGGTACAATTAGGATATGGATCAATAGATCCTAAATTATTGGTTATGGGTCCCTATGATTATATTCCAATTGTAAAGGCAAAGCAGTCGGAGGTGTTTATAATAAAGCGTTATAATTGTGAAGACGCACCTAATCTATTTTGGACTCGGTCATTTCAGGATTTTCAGCCAATTAGTGATATTCATCCACAAAGTGAATTTAACTGGATGACTGCTGAACTTATTCGATGGAAGATGTTTGATGGGAATGAAAACGAGGGAATCTTATTCAAGCCTGAGAATTTTGACCCTAAGCTAAAATACCCAGTAATTTTTAATTTTTATCAGTACCCTGGGCTTCTTCATTATTTTCGATATCCCGAGCCGAGTAATGGGGAAATAGATATTCCATATTTCGTAAGCAACGGATACGTTGTATTTAGGCCGGGAATTAAATTTATTAAAGGAAGGCCCGGATATAGTGCCTACAATTCTACAGTGTCTGCTATTAGGTATCTTTCAAAGTATTCATGGTTTGATAGTTCAAGACTCGGATTAAGTGGAATTAGTTATGGTGGATATGAAACAAATTATTTAGTGACTCAAACTAATGTCTTTGCTGCAGCAGCCCCGGCTGCGGGTATGTCGGATCTTGTTAGTGATTATAATGGGCTTTGGAATAATGAAAGCAAACAGTTTATGTATGAGAAAAGCCAGGGACGTATTGGTGTTACTCTCTGGCAAAATCCGGGCTTATATATTCAAAACTCTCCTATTTTTTCTGCAAATAAAGTTAAGACTCCAATTTTGATTTTGCATAATAAAGGGGATAAAGCTGTTTCGTGGGGACAAGGCGTGGAATGGTTTACCGCCCTTAGGAGACTTGGTAAAAAAGCTTGGATGCTTCAATATGATGGAGAGGAACACGGACTATATAATTATGAACCAAGAATTGACTATTCTATCCGTCTCTCGCAGTTTTTTGATCATTATTTAAAGGGGGATGCAGTTCCATTATGGATGTCTAGAGGAATACCAGCAATGAAAAAGGGAAAAGATCTTGGATTAACACTTGATTTAAATGGAAGTTGTGGGAGCGATTGTAAAATTTGTCAAAAGGAATTACATATAACTAAGAAAGATACTCGGGTACATAATGTAACTAAAATTAAAAATGTGAAATATTTCAAATAA